TCTCAATCTGGAATCTAGACGTACGGCCCCCGCCTACGCTTTTCATGAAGGATTAAATGTGCTTTCTTCTTCTTCTCTTGTTTCTTGGTTGTGTTTGTTCTGTTCCATCATTGCTACGACTGGGCAGTAGCGGACGATGCCTTCGGCTACTTTCATGGATGCGAGCATGATCATCATCCAGTTGCCGTCTCTCCATGGTTTTCTTACCATTTTAGCTGTGGAGAAACAGAGCATGGTTAAGCCGAGTGTGATGCGGATCATTGCGTTGATAATACCGATGTTTGGACGTACCATTTTTTTACTCATTCCCTTCAAAACGTTAATGCAGTAAATGTTTGCGTGTGTTACGATAGTAAAAAGATGACAAGCTTTTACATTCAATAGATGGAGTGATGGACGATGAATGAACACCGTTACCGATGGCGCAATCGACAACTTCGAGAACATGTAGCAGTAGTAGATGGTGCACATGCTCCGTCGATCGTATTAACGAATGCCACGTACTTAAACGTTTACTTAAAACAATGGATAGAAGCA
The nucleotide sequence above comes from Pontibacillus chungwhensis. Encoded proteins:
- a CDS encoding YgaP family membrane protein, with the translated sequence MSKKMVRPNIGIINAMIRITLGLTMLCFSTAKMVRKPWRDGNWMMIMLASMKVAEGIVRYCPVVAMMEQNKHNQETREEEESTFNPS